The DNA region CTGCCGGCGGTACCGCCGTGCAGCCGCAGGAGATTCCCGCGGTGATGGTCTGGCTGGCGGGGTTATCGCTGGGTCACAAGCTGTTGGTGATAGGGGTGGCGATGACCGTCGAGGAGCTGTTCTTCCGCGGCTTCTTGCAGCAACGCTTCGGGCTGGCGCTTTCGAGTGTCTTGTTCACCCTGGCCCACGCCGGCTACGGCCTGCCGTTCATGATGGTGAGCGTGCTGACCATCTCGCTGCTGATCGGCCGCGCTTTGCAGCAGCGCGGCCGCCTGCTGCCGTGCATCGTGGCACACGGCGTCTTCGACGCCATTCAGCTCTTGCTCATTCTGCCCTGGGCCGTACGAATGATCGAGCGCGGGGCGTAGCCCGCTGAAGCAACGCCGGGCGGTTAGCGATCGCCCCCGCCCAGGTCCGCCGGCGCAGCGTGGATGGCGGTGAAGTGCTTGAGCAGCACCTTGCCGGGGGGAAATCCGCGTGGCTTGCTGACATCGGCGCGGTTGGCGAGGTGAACGGTGACCCGGCCGGCGCCGCGGGCTTTCGAGTAGCGGGCGGCCAGGGCCGCGGCGAAGCGCGCGGTTTCGCGCGGCAGTCGCGCCAGCCCGGCAGGATTGCGCACCAGCACGTGCGAGCCGGACTCGCTAGCCACGTGCAGCCAGAAATCGCGCGGTGCGCCGAGCTTGAAGGTGAGCAGATCGTTGTCGGCAGCGCTGCGGCCGACCAGCACGGTCAGGCCGTCCGGCGATTCAAATCGGCGCGCGACCGAGCGGCCGCGATACACCCCCGCCTCGCTATCGTTCGACGCGAGCGCGGCCTCGCCCCTACGGCCGGTCATGGTGCGCGCACCGCTGCATTCGGCGGCGGCCGGCTTCAGACCTTCTTGCGCTTCCTGCCGATGTAATCCACGAGCAGGTACTCGCCCAGACGATCGGGCCGAGTGTATAAGGCGCGGCCTTTGTTGATGCGGGTCATGCGCTCTACAAAAGCGCGCAGACTCGGACTGTCATCGAGCATGAAGGTGTTGATGGTAATGCCGCGCTTGGTGATGCGCTCGACCTCCTTCAGCGTCTCCTGCGCCGCGCGCACGCTGATGCCGCCGAACGACAACGGCCACTCGCAGTACAGCCGCCCGCGCGAGAAGTACGCCGTCGGCTGGCCGTCGGTGATCACGATCGCCTGCTGGTTGCGACTGGGGTGGCGCCTGAGCAACTCGCCCGCCAGGCGCAGGCCGTCTTGCAGGTTGGTGAATGGGTCGCCCATGTTCCAGCTCGCCTCGGGCAGATCCTTCACCTTCAACTCGACCGCGCGGGTGAAGAAGCCGACGATGGCGAAGTAGTCGCGCGGGTAGCGCGCCCGCACCAGACTCTCCAACGCCATCGCCACCTTCTTGGCGGCGGCGAAGCGCCCTTCCCAGCTCATCGACCAGCTCATGTCGAGCAAGAGCACGGTCGAGGTGCTGGTCGCGTACTGGGTTTCGAACACCTCGAAGTCATCGGGCGCCAGCGCTAGCGGGGCGCCGGCCTTGCGCGCCAGCGCTTTCTTCAGGGTGCGGACCAGATCGAGGTTGAGCGGGTCACCGTAATGATACAGCTTGGTGGCATCGGGGCGAGCGTCGGCCTGGCCGCGGTGATCGATCTGATGCGCGCCCGGGCGGTCGCGCAGCAGCCCCTGAAAAATGTCGCGCAGCGCCAGCTGGCCGAGCCGCCGCACGCCCTTGGGCGAGAGGTTGATGCGCCCTTCCTTGCCGGTAACATAGCCGGCATCGGCTAACAGCATGCGCACCTGTTTGAGCATCTGAAAGTCCTGCACCGCCCGCTGGCCGAGCAGCTGGCGCAGGTCCTCCAGCGACACCCGCTCGAAGTCGCCCTCGAAGAGCGCGGCTTCCAGCTGCTTGAGCTCCTGTAGTTGACGCATGACCTCGAGCGCTTCGTGATAGCCGAGCGACTGCGGGCCATGGAACAGATCGCCGTAGCGGCGCTGGAAATCCTCCAACTCGCGAATGTTGTCCAGCTCGTCGGCGAGACTTTCGAACTCGTTGGCCGCTTGCGGGTCTTCGAACTCGTATAGTTTCAACTTCTCGATGGCCTCGCTCAGGCGCCGCGGCAGCTGCTCCAGCAGCTCGCGCTTACCCTGCTGGGCCGGCGCGCCCGGCTCGAGCGCCTCGCGCTCCAGATCGAGGAGATCCTCGAGCCGCTGGCGCATCTCGTCCAAGGCGGAGTTGAGATTGAAGTCGCGGTAGCGCTGGCGGATGGCCTCGCGCAACTCTTCGAGGAAGTCGTCGAGACCCTGGATCTGGAGGCCTTGCAGGTCGAAGCCCTGGCGCATCATCCAGTCGAGCGCCTGCTGCACGTCGTCGGTGTAGGAGAGGTACTCGGAGAGCTTCTCGAAGACCTCGCCGGCGGACAGCTCTACCCGCTGGCTGCCGTCCCAAGCGGTGTAACGAACGGTGATCATGGCTGAGCGCCCAGCGGCTGTGGCGGGTCACCGCTCACGCCCGTGCTCCGGCGGCGCGGGTTAAGGCCGCAGAGCCACAAGCTGCAACCATCCGCCATCAGCCCGCGGCCGCTTCACGCCCGGTAGGCGTAGCGTCCGCCCTCGCGGTCCTTGTTGAGTTTCTGGTGCAAATGCAGGCCTTCGAGGATGAACTCGGTGGCGGCGGCGATGAAGCCGGGGCTCTCGACACCGCCGAGGGAGCGAATGGCTTCTTGCAGCCCCGGGATAGCGCGCAAGGCATCGAGGTATTCCGCGGCCGGCATCTTGTCGGAGACCTCCACGCCCCAGCCCTTCTCGAAGTACTCGACGATCGGCTTGAGCTTGTCGGCTTGCAGCCGCTGGTCGAACACCTTGAGAATGGCGCGGTTGAGCAGCCGGTCGATCAGCTCCTCCGCCTTGCGGTCCTCACCGGCGTATTCCAGCTCGATCTTGCCGGCGGTCGAGGCCAGGACGGCGTGCAGGTCGCTGAGGCGGGGAACGATCTCGCCTTCGTCCAAGCGCACCGCGCGCTTCTCGGCATTGCTGAGCACGCTCTCATAGTTGTTGATGCTGATGCGGACACTGACCCCGGACACCTGGTTGATCTCGTTGCACGCGCGCGCCTCGAAGGTGAGCTGGGCGATGATCTCACGGACAAACGCCGGCACCCCGAGCGTGCGCTCCTCGCGTTCGAGCGCCGGCAGCTCCTGCTCCATGATGGCGATCTCGTCGTCGAGGGTGCGCGGGTAGTGGGTGCGGATCTGGACATCGAAGCGGTCCTTGAGTGGGGTGATGATGCGGCCGCGGTTGGTGTAGTCCTCGGGGTTGGCGCTGGCGACGATGACAAGGTCGAGCGGCAGGCGGATCTTGTAGCCCTTGATCTGAACGTCCTTCTCCTCCATCAGGTTGAAGAGACCGACCTGCACCTTCTCGGTGAGGTCGGGTAACTCATTGATGGCGAAGATGCCGCGGTTGGTACGCGGCACCAGACCGTAGTGGATCGTCTCCTCGTCGGCGAGATAGCGGCCTTCGGCCACTTTGATGGGGTCGATTTCACCGATCAGATCGGCAATCGACACATCCGGGGTGGCCAGCTTCTCGGCGTAACGCCGCTCCGGGGTGATCCACTCGATCTCCAGGGCATCAGCCTGTTCGGTGACGCGCCGGCGGCACTCTTTGCAAATGGGATGGAACGGATGGTCGTTAATCTCGCAGCCCTTGATCGCCGGCACCAGTGCATCGAGGAGGGTGGTGAGACCGCGGATGATGCGCGACTTGGCTTGGCCGCGCTCGCCGAGAAAGACCATGTGATGGCCGGCCAGGATGGCGTTTTCGATTTCCGGGATGACGGTGGACTCGAAGCCGATGATGCCCGGCAGCAGCGGCTCGCGCCGGCTGAGGCGGCGCAAGAGGTTTTGCCGCATCTCCGCCCGCACACTGCGGACCGTATAGCCCGAGGCGCGCAATTCACCGACGGTCCGTGCTGTCTGCATTCCGGCCACCTTTCTCACCAAGTCCGCGCTGATTATAGGGGGGCGCGGGTGGGCGAGCAACACGACACGCACTGGCGCCAAGCCGGGAACCTCCCGGGGAGCTCGCTTCCCGCTGGCGTTGGCGCCGCCGGCACGCTAACAATGCCGGCGATGTCGTCAGCCGCCCCCGCAATCGCCCGCCCCGCCGCTACCGTGGTGTTGCTCCGCGATGGCCAGCGGGGCTGTGAGGTCTTACTGGTGCGCCGTAACGTCGAACTAGCATTTCATGGCGGGGCCTGGGTCTTCCCGGGCGGACGCATCGATGCGCAGGATTATCCGCCGGGCAGTGACGACGTGCTGGCCGCGGCGCGCAATGCCGCGGTGCGCGAGGCGCGCGAGGAAGCGGCGGTGGTAATCGACGGCCAAAGCCTGGTACTGGTCTCACGCTGGATCACGCCCGATATTCTCCCCAAACGTTTTGACACCTGGTTCTTCGCCGCGCCCGCTGCCCACGATACCGTGCAGGTCGACGGCAACGAGATCCACGCCCATCGCTGGCTGCGCGCGGACGAGGCTCTCGCCGCGCAGCGGACCGGCGAAATCGATCTGCCGCCACCCACATTCGTAACGCTGCTGGGGCTGTCCGCGCACCGCACGGCGAGCGCAGCGCTGGCGGCCGTGGCACGCGGCCCGGTGCAGACCTTCTTCCCCCGCCCGCATCCAATCCCCGGCGGCGCCTGCACCCTGTATGACGGGGATGCCGGCTACGAAAGCGGTGACCCGGCTGCGCCCGGCCCGCGGCATCGCTTGCTGATGATCGCCGGCGGCTGGCAGTACGAGCGCAGCAGCTAGCACACCGGCCGGCTGAGCGCTGGTTGACTTGCAGGCACCCCATGACTACAAGCGGCCGTGCAAGCGGGCGGGATGAATTTGATTGTCGGTGGCGGATATTTCTGTGCACTCGCCGGCTGCGCACGGCCGTCGTTGGGCGGAGGGCCGAGGCTAAGTTCGTATAGCAAAGGAGACGTTATGGACGACTGGCTTGAGGGACGGCGGCGGGAAGAAGAAGACGAAGAGATCGATGAAGAAGAAGATGATGTCGACGAGGACGATGAAGACGATTGGGATGATGACGACGAGGATGAAGAAGACGAGGAGGGGTGGGACGTTCGCGGCTGAGGCTTGACTCCGATCCATGCGCGCGGTGGTACAGCGCGTGCGCGAGGCCGCCGTGGCGGTCGCAGGCCGACAAGTAGCGGCAATCGGCCCCGGCCTGCTGGTGCTCGTCGGTGTCGGCACCGGCGACGAGCCGGCCGACGCTACCTGGCTGGCTGACAAACTCGCCCATCTGCGTATCTTCGAGAACACCGAAGGGAAGTTCGATCGTTCAGTCAACGACGTTGGCGGCGCCATCTTGCTGGTGTCGCAGTTCACGCTCTACGGTGACACCCGCAAAGGCCGCCGGCCGTCGTTTAGTGCTGCGGCTCATCCGGAGCAGGCGGCGCCTTTGTGTGAGGCAGTGGCCGAGCAGCTGCGCCGGCAAGGCGTGCCGGTAGCCGTCGGCCAGTTCGGTGCGCACATGCAGGTGGCACTGGTCAACGATGGACCGGTGACGCTGTGGCTCGACAGCGAAGCGCGCCGGCTGCATGCCGACTGCTAACATCTGTGCACCATCGAGGTGTCGTGGATTCCGTCACTGGCGATCTTCCCAACGCGGCGCCGGCGCCGATCATGGCGGCGGCCCTGCGCGCCCGCCTGGCCGACAGCGCGGGCCGGGTGTTCTTGCACTTCGAGGACTTCACCTGGACGTACGCCGAGGCCTTTCGCCAGGCGTGCCGCTACGCCAACCTGTTCTTGCGGCTGCGGCGGGCGGGCCGCCCCTTTCATGTCGGCGTGTTGATGGACAATCTGCCGGCGTTGGTGTTCTCCGAGTTGGGTTGCGCGCTCTCGGGCGCGGCGCTGGTTGGGCTGAACCCGACACGCACCGGCCCCGCCTTGGCGCGCGACATCGCGTACGCCGATTGCCAGATTGTCGTGGTCGAGGGGCGCTATGCGGCGCAGCTGCAAGCCGCGTTGGACAGCGATCCGGCCATCCAGGTGAGTGTACTAATAACCACGGGTAGTGAGGAGACGGCCGCTGGTTGGTCGTGCTTGGAAACCGAGTTGGAAACCGTGCCAGCGACGGATCCGGCGGTGACGGTCGAGCCCAGCGATCTGCTCTTGATCGTTTTCACCTCCGGTACCACCAAGGCGCCCAAGGGGGTGATCAACACGCACGGGCGCCTGATGCTGCTGGGCTGGGGCGCCTCGATGTATATGTGCCACTTCACCCCGGCCGACATCGTCTACTCCGCCATGCCGCTGTTCCACGCCAACGCGCAAGTCCTGGCACTGGCGCCGGCGCTCTCGGCCGGCGGCGGTATCGCGCTGGCGCGCCGCTTCAGCAAGAGCCACTTCCTGTCGGACATCCGGCGCTACCGGGCCACCCTGTTCAACTACGTCGGCAGTCCGTTCGCTTTCATCATGGATACCCCGGCGCGAGCCGACGACGCCGACACCCCGCTGCGGCTCGCTTACGGCAACGAGGCCCCGCGCCAATACATCGAGGCCTTCAAGCAGCGCTTCGGCTGCGAGGTGATCGACGGCTACGGCGCCAGCGAGGTGGGCGTGGGCTTCTCGCGCGGCCCCGCTGATCCACCGCGCAGCTTGGGGCGCGCCGAAGGAGTGAAGATCCTCGACGAACAGGGGGCCGAGTGCCCGCCGGCTCGATTTGACGCCGCCGGCCGCTTGCTCAACCCCGGCGAAGCCGTCGGCGAGATCGTCAACACCGCCGGCACCTTCATGTTCGAGGGCTACTACAAGGATGAAGAGTCCACCCGCGAGCGTACCCGTCACGGCTGGTTTCATACCGGTGATCTTGGTTACATGGATGCCGGCGGCTTCATCTACTTCGCCGGCCGTGACGCCGAGTGGCTGCGGGTGGGGGGCGAGAACTTCCTCGCCCGGCCGCTCGAGGAGATCCTCAGCCGTTACCCCGAGGTGATGCTGGCCAGCGTCTACGGCGTGCCCGATCCGGAGGCCGGCGATCAGGTGATGGCCACCATCAAGCTGGCGAGCGGGGCGGCGTTCGACCCCGCGGCCTTCGCTGCTTTCATCGACCGCGCCCCCGATCTGCCGCCGCGCTGGCGCCCGCTGTTCGTGCGGGTGGCAGCAGAAGTGGCCGCCACGCACACCAACAAGGTGCTCAAGCGCGTGCTCAAAGGCGAGAAGTTCCTCATCGACCGCATCGCTGACCCCGTCTACTGGCGCCCGCGCGGGGCCAGCGCATTTCGTCGCTTCGAGCCCGAGGATCTGGCCGCGCTGCGCGCCCGCTTCGCGCGCGCCGGCCATGCCGACCGGCTGGAGGACTGAGCGCCCGCAGGTGCGGTGTCGCCGCAGCAGACCTGTGTTGACTACGGCCGGATGCCGGTATGGCGCGCCGGTTGTGCTGCCTCGGCGCTGCGGCCAGCGGCCAAGCGCAACCCGCGCAGCAGCACGTCGCGTAGCTCGCGCGGATCGATGACTTCGTCGTAACCCATGGTGTCGGCGGCAGCGTATGGGCCGCCGCCTTCGGCAGCCGCCAGTTGTTGCTGCGTGTCCTCTTCGAGGCCGGCCGCGGCGCCACCGCCGGCAGCCGGCATCGCGCCGAGGTGTGCAGTCGGAAAAGCCAGCGTCAGTGTTTGCCGGTCGAATGGGTTCATCGCCATTACCGAGCTGCCGAAGCCATAAGCCTTGCGGATTATCGGTCCTATTTGCCGCGCAGGCGCGCGTCTGGTGAGCCGCCGGCAATCGCCAGCGCGCGCTGGGCCAGCGGGGCGGCGGCGCGTACCATACCTTCGAAGCCCTCGCCCAAGGTCTTACCCATCAAGAAGCGCGCGTAGATGCCTTCGCTGATAACCGCCAGTTTGTAGAGCGCAAGGACCTGGTAGAAGTCGATCGTCTCGAGGTTGCGCCCGCTGCGCTTGGCGTACTCGGCGGTGATTTGGGCGCGGGTGAAGAAGCCCTCCTGGGCAGTAAAGGCGGACATCGCACCGATGCCGCCGGCCGAGTTCGGATCACCGGCCTCGGCCCAGTAGATCAGCGTGTAACCGAGATCTGCTAGTGGATCACCAATGGTGGCCATTTCCCAGTCGAAAACGGCGACGACTCGGCCGGGGTCGTTGTCCGCTAGGGCGAGGTTGCCGAGCCGGTAGTCGCCGTGGACGATGGTGGGCGGCGGTGACGGCGGCAGGGCGGCATTGAGGCGGCGGATCAGCTCGTCGATCTCCGGTAGCTCGCCGGTCTTGGAGCGCTCCCACTGCTGCGACCAGCGCCGTACTTGTCGTTCCAAGTAGCCCTCGGGACGACCGAAGTCTTGCAGCCCGACGGCGCGGTAGTCGACCGCATGCAGTTGCACCAGGGTTTCGACCAGTGCCTCGCTGATGCGGCGGCGCTCAGCCGGGGTCTCAGCGTATCCGGCCGGGATGTCGCTCGCGAGGACGACGCCGGGGCAGTAGGTCATGACGTAGAAGGGCATCTGGTTGACGGCGGGGTCTTCGCACAGTGCGATCGGCCGTGGCGCCGGCACGGCGCTGCCGTTCAAGGCCGAGAGCACGCGATACTCGCGCGCCATGTCGTGGGCCGTCGGCAGCACGTGGCCGAGCGGCGGCCGGCGCAGCACCCACTGCCGGCCATTGCCACTCACCAGGTACGTGAGATTCGAGCGCCCGCCTCTGATCAGCGTGAAGCTCAGCGCACAATCGCCGCCGGGTACATGGGCGCGAAAGAAATGCGCGACGCGCTCGTGCTGGATACCCGCGATTTCACTCATCGCGCGGCGCACTGTTCCACGCCCGCCAGCTGCGGGCAAGCAGCCGATTGACAAACGCGCGGCGTCGATTTCATAGTGTCGGTGGTGCGCCGCCCGACCAGCCATTCTCCGGTTCAGCTCGTGCCTTCCGCCAGTGCCGAAGCCGAGCGCCTGCGCCTGGAGCTGAAGCGCAAGCAGGAGCTGTTCGACACGCTCATGGAGGCCTCTTATGACGGCCTATGCCTGATAGCCGCCGACGGCACTTTCTTGGAGATGAATGCCGCCTTCGAGCGCATCACCGGGCTCAAGCGCCAGGACTGGATCGGCCGCACCCTCGAGCAGATGCGCACCGCTCCCGGCATCACCCGCAACTCAGCCGCGCTGCAGGTGCTCAGCGGCTCATACCCCGCCACCACGCTGGTCAACATCCGCGGTGGCGAGATGATCTTGGTGACGGCGAGCCCACACTTCAACGAGCAGGGCGAACTGCTCAATATTATTCTCAACGTCCGCAACATCACCCAGCTCAATTATCTCAAGTACCAGCTCGAGCAGCGCCGCGGGCAGGCCAAGCTCTCCGAGATGGAGGAGCTGAGCAGCGCCTATCTGCGCGACAAGATCCGCAGCGCCGGCCTGGGCGAGTTCGTCATCAACAGCCCGTTGATGGCCAAGGTGGTCTCCACCGTGGTGCAGATCGCCGACTTCGATTTCACCGTATTGCTCGAGGGCGAGACCGGCGTGGGCAAAGGCGTGATGGCCCAGCTGATCCACCGGCTGAGCCGGCGCGCGCCGCAGCCGTTCGTCGAGGTCAACTGCGCCGCGATCCCGGAGAACTTGGTCGAGTCGGAGCTGTTCGGCTATGAAGCCGGCGCCTTCACCGGCTCGCTGCGCACGGGCAAGAAGGGCTATTTCGAGGCCGCCAGCGGCGGTACCATCTTCCTCGACGAGGTCAGTGAGCTGCCGCGGGCGGTGCAGGCCAAGCTGCTCAAGGTGCTCGACAACAAGCTGGTGACGCGCTTGGGTTCGACCACGCCGCAGCGCCTCGACGTGCGGGTGATTGCTGCCACCAACCAGAACCTGCGCGAGTTGGTGAAGCAGGGCCTCTTTCGCGCCGATTTGCTCTACCGCCTCGAGTTCGTGCCGATCTTCATCCCGCCGCTGCGCGAGCGGCGTGAGGACATCAAGGCCTTGGCCTACCTCTTTCTCGAACAGTTCAACCGCGAGTTCGGCATGGACAAGGTGCTGGCGTCAGAGACCTTGGCTCGCCTCGGCCAGGCCGATCTTGGCGGCAACGTGCGCGAGCTGAAGAACCTGCTGGCGCGCCTGGTACTCGCTTGTGAGGAGAAAGAGATCCAGCCGCGCCACCTGCTAGCCGAGCTGGAGCGCCGGGCAGAACCGATTGCCGCTGCCGGCCCCAACACCGTGCGTGAGCCCAGCGCCGCGCCGGATGACAGCCGGCCGATCAAGGCCCGCATGGAGGACGCTGAACGGGACATCCTTACCCGCTGCGTGGCCGAGTGTAAGTCCACTTACGAAATCGCCGCGCGTCTGGGCATGAACCAGTCTTCCGTGGTGCGCAAGCTGAAGAAGTACGGTCTGCGCTGCGCCAACCGCCGCTAGCGGAACGCTTCGCCGGCAGTAGCGGCCGTGCGGGCGGCGCCGCCCTGATTGCGTAGCCGCGGCAGCGTGATCGTAAAGGTGGAGCCTTGGTCTACCACGCTGCTCGCCGAGACCCGGCCGCCGTTAGCTTCAACCAGGCTGCGAACGATGAACAGCCCCAGCCCGGCGCTGTCGATGCGCTCGCTGCCTTTGACGCGGCGGTACTTGTCGAAGACGTGCGGCAGCTCGTCGCTGCTGATACCGGGGCCGCTATCACGCACGCGCAACTCGACGCGGTCGCCCTGAGCCGCCGCCTCGAGCGTGACGGTGCCCCCGGCGGGAGTGTACTTGAGAGCGTTGCCGATGAGATTGCCGAGGGCCC from Deltaproteobacteria bacterium includes:
- a CDS encoding magnesium chelatase, whose amino-acid sequence is MQTARTVGELRASGYTVRSVRAEMRQNLLRRLSRREPLLPGIIGFESTVIPEIENAILAGHHMVFLGERGQAKSRIIRGLTTLLDALVPAIKGCEINDHPFHPICKECRRRVTEQADALEIEWITPERRYAEKLATPDVSIADLIGEIDPIKVAEGRYLADEETIHYGLVPRTNRGIFAINELPDLTEKVQVGLFNLMEEKDVQIKGYKIRLPLDLVIVASANPEDYTNRGRIITPLKDRFDVQIRTHYPRTLDDEIAIMEQELPALEREERTLGVPAFVREIIAQLTFEARACNEINQVSGVSVRISINNYESVLSNAEKRAVRLDEGEIVPRLSDLHAVLASTAGKIELEYAGEDRKAEELIDRLLNRAILKVFDQRLQADKLKPIVEYFEKGWGVEVSDKMPAAEYLDALRAIPGLQEAIRSLGGVESPGFIAAATEFILEGLHLHQKLNKDREGGRYAYRA
- a CDS encoding NUDIX hydrolase — protein: MPAMSSAAPAIARPAATVVLLRDGQRGCEVLLVRRNVELAFHGGAWVFPGGRIDAQDYPPGSDDVLAAARNAAVREAREEAAVVIDGQSLVLVSRWITPDILPKRFDTWFFAAPAAHDTVQVDGNEIHAHRWLRADEALAAQRTGEIDLPPPTFVTLLGLSAHRTASAALAAVARGPVQTFFPRPHPIPGGACTLYDGDAGYESGDPAAPGPRHRLLMIAGGWQYERSS
- a CDS encoding VWA domain-containing protein; this translates as MITVRYTAWDGSQRVELSAGEVFEKLSEYLSYTDDVQQALDWMMRQGFDLQGLQIQGLDDFLEELREAIRQRYRDFNLNSALDEMRQRLEDLLDLEREALEPGAPAQQGKRELLEQLPRRLSEAIEKLKLYEFEDPQAANEFESLADELDNIRELEDFQRRYGDLFHGPQSLGYHEALEVMRQLQELKQLEAALFEGDFERVSLEDLRQLLGQRAVQDFQMLKQVRMLLADAGYVTGKEGRINLSPKGVRRLGQLALRDIFQGLLRDRPGAHQIDHRGQADARPDATKLYHYGDPLNLDLVRTLKKALARKAGAPLALAPDDFEVFETQYATSTSTVLLLDMSWSMSWEGRFAAAKKVAMALESLVRARYPRDYFAIVGFFTRAVELKVKDLPEASWNMGDPFTNLQDGLRLAGELLRRHPSRNQQAIVITDGQPTAYFSRGRLYCEWPLSFGGISVRAAQETLKEVERITKRGITINTFMLDDSPSLRAFVERMTRINKGRALYTRPDRLGEYLLVDYIGRKRKKV
- a CDS encoding phosphotransferase family protein codes for the protein MSEIAGIQHERVAHFFRAHVPGGDCALSFTLIRGGRSNLTYLVSGNGRQWVLRRPPLGHVLPTAHDMAREYRVLSALNGSAVPAPRPIALCEDPAVNQMPFYVMTYCPGVVLASDIPAGYAETPAERRRISEALVETLVQLHAVDYRAVGLQDFGRPEGYLERQVRRWSQQWERSKTGELPEIDELIRRLNAALPPSPPPTIVHGDYRLGNLALADNDPGRVVAVFDWEMATIGDPLADLGYTLIYWAEAGDPNSAGGIGAMSAFTAQEGFFTRAQITAEYAKRSGRNLETIDFYQVLALYKLAVISEGIYARFLMGKTLGEGFEGMVRAAAPLAQRALAIAGGSPDARLRGK
- a CDS encoding AMP-binding protein — encoded protein: MDSVTGDLPNAAPAPIMAAALRARLADSAGRVFLHFEDFTWTYAEAFRQACRYANLFLRLRRAGRPFHVGVLMDNLPALVFSELGCALSGAALVGLNPTRTGPALARDIAYADCQIVVVEGRYAAQLQAALDSDPAIQVSVLITTGSEETAAGWSCLETELETVPATDPAVTVEPSDLLLIVFTSGTTKAPKGVINTHGRLMLLGWGASMYMCHFTPADIVYSAMPLFHANAQVLALAPALSAGGGIALARRFSKSHFLSDIRRYRATLFNYVGSPFAFIMDTPARADDADTPLRLAYGNEAPRQYIEAFKQRFGCEVIDGYGASEVGVGFSRGPADPPRSLGRAEGVKILDEQGAECPPARFDAAGRLLNPGEAVGEIVNTAGTFMFEGYYKDEESTRERTRHGWFHTGDLGYMDAGGFIYFAGRDAEWLRVGGENFLARPLEEILSRYPEVMLASVYGVPDPEAGDQVMATIKLASGAAFDPAAFAAFIDRAPDLPPRWRPLFVRVAAEVAATHTNKVLKRVLKGEKFLIDRIADPVYWRPRGASAFRRFEPEDLAALRARFARAGHADRLED
- a CDS encoding DUF814 domain-containing protein gives rise to the protein MTGRRGEAALASNDSEAGVYRGRSVARRFESPDGLTVLVGRSAADNDLLTFKLGAPRDFWLHVASESGSHVLVRNPAGLARLPRETARFAAALAARYSKARGAGRVTVHLANRADVSKPRGFPPGKVLLKHFTAIHAAPADLGGGDR
- a CDS encoding D-tyrosyl-tRNA(Tyr) deacylase; translation: MRAVVQRVREAAVAVAGRQVAAIGPGLLVLVGVGTGDEPADATWLADKLAHLRIFENTEGKFDRSVNDVGGAILLVSQFTLYGDTRKGRRPSFSAAAHPEQAAPLCEAVAEQLRRQGVPVAVGQFGAHMQVALVNDGPVTLWLDSEARRLHADC
- a CDS encoding sigma 54-interacting transcriptional regulator encodes the protein MPSASAEAERLRLELKRKQELFDTLMEASYDGLCLIAADGTFLEMNAAFERITGLKRQDWIGRTLEQMRTAPGITRNSAALQVLSGSYPATTLVNIRGGEMILVTASPHFNEQGELLNIILNVRNITQLNYLKYQLEQRRGQAKLSEMEELSSAYLRDKIRSAGLGEFVINSPLMAKVVSTVVQIADFDFTVLLEGETGVGKGVMAQLIHRLSRRAPQPFVEVNCAAIPENLVESELFGYEAGAFTGSLRTGKKGYFEAASGGTIFLDEVSELPRAVQAKLLKVLDNKLVTRLGSTTPQRLDVRVIAATNQNLRELVKQGLFRADLLYRLEFVPIFIPPLRERREDIKALAYLFLEQFNREFGMDKVLASETLARLGQADLGGNVRELKNLLARLVLACEEKEIQPRHLLAELERRAEPIAAAGPNTVREPSAAPDDSRPIKARMEDAERDILTRCVAECKSTYEIAARLGMNQSSVVRKLKKYGLRCANRR